In one window of Porites lutea chromosome 8, jaPorLute2.1, whole genome shotgun sequence DNA:
- the LOC140946221 gene encoding uncharacterized protein has product MVTDLVTYTVDNEEKEPAIDAPRPRREPKPSKKKLAGLDDDSQCEDPKRKHARKESRTEKAKDCEELVDKEPVISDKKKHTSKKRKAVDSKNDNDSEIILVSNTNRVQNLLERRKHASCRSNEVVEVEEVAEVHANKINLPSGSVQLNPQPTADPVQIISKPQLQPTDAVKSRDSNLRNQPVDTFQQRYTGNIHNKITQLTANEQNREGTFFPPQQSSPSLVTPASRFQFSSPSMGSSHTVSTSPSLSHSSKSSPPQVLSPPDIPQQEFSISRSLSHCSDYNVPEWEVPMGYPSRNTINLHQLQTGRGHIQKDDSSQGMPPLSDVINPCPNCQPLLQSLSSRLNNLEAEVEKLRRKQRRGKALAPVFENEVAEKEDPNEERFNGFTKEALVKSIEDTTDGKSAVEALAKKLFTPNELQSSSVTGFQCNKAYESRPGLSPSRRSLLESIVLKKNFLAATRSSVRKDLGLVLKKARASKENNKAKCKGQEPRKL; this is encoded by the exons ATGGTGACTGACCTGGTTACCTACACAGTTGACAATGAAGAAAAGGAGCCAGCCATCGATGCTCCTCGACCACGTCGAGAACCCAAACCTTCAAAGAAAAAGCTAGCAGGGTTGGATGATGACTCTCAGTGCGAAGACCCTAAAAGAAAGCATGCAAGAAAAGAGTCTAGGACAGAGAAAGCTAAAGATTGCGAAGAGCTGGTTGACAAGGAACCAGTGATTTCAGATAAAAAGAAACACACAAGTAAGAAGAGGAAGGCAGTTGACTCGAAAAATGATAACGATAGTGAAATTATTTTAGTGTCAAATACTAATAGGGTGCAGAATCTACTTGAGCGAAGGAAGCATGCGAGTTGTAGAAGTAATGAAGTAGTTGAGGTCGAGGAAGTGGCTGAAGTACATGCAAATAAGATCAACCTGCCTTCAGGCTCAGTACAGCTCAACCCTCAACCTACAGCAGACCCAGTTCAGATCATTTCAAAACCACAATTACAGCCCACAGATGCAGTCAAGTCAAGAGATTCCAACCTGCGAAATCAGCCTGTGGATACATTTCAGCAAAGATATACCGGTAACATCCACAACAAAATAACCCAACTTACAGCTAATGAACAGAATAGGGAAGGCACTTTCTTTCCACCACAGCAGTCATCACCTTCACTTGTCACTCCTGCCTCAAGATTTCAGTTCTCTTCACCATCAATGGGTTCATCTCATACAGTATCAACTAGTCCTTCACTGAGCCATTCTTCCAAATCCAGTCCTCCACAAGTGTTGTCTCCACCTGATATTCCACAACAGGAGTTCTCCATTTCTCGAAGTTTAAGCCATTGCTCTGACTATAATGTGCCAGAATGGGAAGTGCCAATGGGTTATCCATCTCGTAACACCATCAACTTGCATCAGTTGCAAACAGGGCGAGGCCACATCCAAAAAGATGACAGTTCGCAAGGGATGCCACCATTATCAGATGTCATCAACCCTTGCCCAAACTGTCAACCCTTGCTGCAGTCACTCAGCAGCCGACTGAACAATTTGGAAGCTGAAGTCGAGAAATTGAGAAGGAAGCAAAGGAGG GGAAAAGCACTGGCACCGGTATTTGAAAATGAAGTTGCAGAGAAAGAAGATCCAAATGAAGAAAGGTTCAATGGTTTTACTAAG GAGGCATTAGTCAAGTCAATCGAAGACACCACAGATGGAAAGTCAGCAGTGGAGGCACTAGCCAAAAAGCTGTTTACACCCAATGAACTGCAGAGCTCTTCAGTCACTGGTTTTCAATGCAACAAAGCGTATGAATCACGACCAGGCCTGAGTCCATCAAGAAGGAGTCTTTTAGAAA GTATTgtgttaaagaaaaattttctggCAGCCACAAGGTCATCTGTTAGAAAGGACCTTGGCCTGGTTCTTAAGAAAGCGAGggcaagcaaagaaaacaacaaggCCAAATGTAAAGGACAAGAACCCAGAAAGCTATGA
- the LOC140946872 gene encoding uncharacterized protein, producing the protein MILWGLWQGKGKPRFSTFFEVFTEDLITLKHEGLTVTDKCHPKLMLSLGSTDLQGKAYLLSMSHHNGECGCSTCEEEGFTTKQGKGHVRCYPFRDPPATLLTSDSVLENALSALESNKRVKGIYDVTPLAKLPWFDLVLGIVPDYMHGVLLGVTKQLLNLWLSSSKYKKPWFIGNKTKAIDKRLKEMKPPDFIQRLPRQLETSRAYFKASELQAWLLYYSVPCLIDILPERYLQHFACLVEGVYILLGDNITPELLAMARDLLFRFYKDHQVLYGDSNCSLNVHNVGAHLAMYVQSWGPLWAWSCFPFEDLNGTLLEGVHGTGNQCRQLIWMLYAQNSLRANCHLIPDVTIQQFVERMLSGERRLRNVKKAANCQIAGALRRWTADDDIYEQACLLIDLNCIRRPIFQVAKRVIVNGHIIYSRLYEKMKKHCGYAVLIEHNGGNFMAYVQYFLYESNSKTVFAVLKRIILDLENPFLVSDKPRHLLRTAGEEQRHTVVLVDSILEKVICLTGNSNHMCVSRAPNFCGHCR; encoded by the coding sequence atgattCTCTGGGGACTGTGGCAGGGGAAAGGAAAGCCAaggttttcaacattttttgaagTGTTTACTGAAGACCTTATCACTTTAAAGCACGAAGGTTTAACTGTGACAGATAAATGTCATCCAAAGCTGATGCTGTCATTGGGAAGCACAGACTTGCAAGGAAAGGCTTACCTTTTGTCTATGAGTCACCATAATGGTGAATGTGGCTGCAGTACTTGTGAGGAAGAAGGTTTTACTACCAAACAAGGGAAAGGGCATGTGAGATGTTACCCTTTCCGAGACCCACCTGCTACTTTACTCACCAGTGACAGTGTACTGGAGAATGCCTTGTCTGCATTGGAGAGTAATAAGAGAGTGAAAGGCATTTATGATGTTACTCCACTGGCAAAACTCCCTTGGTTTGACCTAGTGCTTGGAATAGTTCCAGACTACATGCATGGTGTATTACTGGGAGTAACAAAGCAGTTGCTGAACCTCTGGTTGTCTTcatcaaaatataaaaagccTTGGTTtattggaaataaaacaaaagctaTTGACAAGAGACTAAAAGAAATGAAACCCCCGGATTTTATTCAAAGACTTCCAAGACAACTGGAAACAAGTCGTGCCTATTTTAAGGCATCTGAACTACAAGCATGGCTACTTTATTACTCAGTACCATGCCTTATTGACATTTTACCTGAGAGGTATCTTCAACATTTTGCTTGCTTGGTGGAGGGTGTTTACATTTTGCTTGGAGACAATATAACTCCAGAGTTACTAGCTATGGCTAGAGATCTTTTGTTCAGGTTTTATAAGGATCACCAAGTCCTTTATGGCGATAGCAACTGCAGTCTTAATGTGCACAATGTTGGAGCTCACCTTGCCATGTATGTGCAGTCTTGGGGACCACTTTGGGCATGGTCATGCTTTCCCTTTGAAGATTTGAATGGAACCTTACTAGAGGGTGTTCATGGAACTGGAAATCAGTGTCGGCAGCTTATCTGGATGTTGTATGCACAAAATAGCCTGAGAGCTAATTGCCATTTAATTCCTGATGTTACAATACAACAATTTGTGGAGCGTATGCTTTCTGGAGAGAGAAGGTTGCGAAATGTGAAAAAGGCTGCAAACTGTCAAATTGCTGGAGCTTTAAGAAGATGGACAGCCGATGACGATATCTATGAACAAGCCTGTTTATTAATTGACTTAAACTGTATCCGCAGACCAATTTTTCAGGTGGCTAAACGTGTTATTGTTAATGGACATATTATTTATTCAAGACTGTacgaaaagatgaaaaaacattGTGGATATGCAGTTCTTATTGAGCACAATGGAGGGAACTTCATGGCCTATGTGCAGTATTTTCTGTATGAAAgtaattcaaaaactgtttttgcgGTTTTAAAGCGTATTATTTTAGATCTTGAGAACCCCTTTCTGGTGTCTGACAAGCCACGCCATCTCCTTCGAACTGCAGGTGAAGAGCAAAGGCACACTGTGGTGCTGGTGGATAGCATTCTTGAAAAAGTTATATGTCTGACCGGAAATTCAAACCACATGTGTGTATCTCGGGCTCCCAATTTCTGTGGCCATTGTCGTTGA